The Xenopus tropicalis strain Nigerian chromosome 1, UCB_Xtro_10.0, whole genome shotgun sequence DNA segment AAGGATATTTCTATGAATGCACTGTTTTAGAAGAACTGGGCAAACATCACCCCTTACTAAAATTAAGTTTATATTAGCTTGAATAATTTTTTCATATGCCCTACCAATCCAAGAATCCTctaaattatgtttttcattgCCAGCATATTCAAACACCATTCTAATGTTGTCTGGATTGTTAAAGCCCAAATGACGATGCCTTTCAGTTAATTCCCCATCTACAAGAAGGATTCTAAGTGGCTGCCCATTTAGATGTGCAATGGCAACAGCACTCTCTGGTGGGACTAAAGTAGTGTATCCAGTAGATACAGTTGTGTGCTCTTCGGACAAACCTGGTAAACTGCAAGTCTCAAGTCTAGAGATGTTGAAACTGCTTTTATCTAATAAGTTTTCTTTAATCTCTGCACATTGTAGAATAACTGCTTTTTTCACAAGGTCCATAACTGGCTGGTAACCATGAGCCAAGCCTTTAGCCAAACCATCCAGGGTTTCATTATTTAATGTAGATGTTTGAGGCTTTTCAGACACATCCCGGAAAGAACTTAACTCTTCAGCTAAGTGCCTGCTGTGAAACAGCCTTTTCCTCTGATAAGTTTGAGTTTTAGGAACATTTGTGCCAGTATATTGCAGGGACATTTCTTTACGGAACGCTGCAGGACACTCAAAAGTTGTCCTTACATTAGAAACATGAGgtaatgaaatgtttttttgttctgaAGAACATTTGACTTGATCCCCTGAGGCTGAAAAACGCATACAGTCAATGCTATGCGCCTTCATATTTGTGCAGTCACTAGTTGCCTGGGACCTTAGAAATACCTGTAAGCATTCAACGTGCCCAATGCATGAATTTAATGCTTCCAACATAACAGAAACGATTAATGAAACAGGGATCCCTAGGTGTAAACATTCCTGTACAGCACTGCTCCATGCACCAACCATGAAGAACAAAGTCGTTGTTCCAGTTTTATAGCTTTTTTGATGTGCCTGAATCGTTTCATTAAAAAGTTGTCCAACAGCGCTAGTAAGATCCAGATTTTCCAGAAGTCGAAATGCAGAACAAGTCAATATACTTTCATGAGTAGTTTGGTCAAACACAAACTTGTATGATTTCATGGGTCCCAAAAAAGAATTTACGGATTTTGCCATGCTTAACAATTGCTGAAGTCCCTTGTGGCCCCTTATAGCCATATCAGTCAATGGGCGATTTGTCAATatcacctgtataaaaaaaaattattaaacagAGTAATTTCATTGCCTAAAAGAAGatgcttatttataaatatagtgcAAAGATGTCTGCAAATCACTGTTCTTTGTAtccaaaattcagcattttcccCTCACAATATCATGTAGATGCCAATGTGCTGCCACTTTGATAAAAACACACCACAAATTGCATTTGCAGCTTGCTTAGATCAATGGGGGCACAGAACTTTTATTTCCAGCAATCATTGGTGGCACAAGAATACAGAAGCATGTAGttaaaatatatttgtgaatAACATTTGGATGAATGCAGATTTAAGTAAATTGTTGATACAAAGGGTTATATTAAACAGTGATACCTAAAATATGGTTTTCTCATCAGCAGGAGCATAAACAGTGGTCTGAAATAGACAAATGGATTACGCAAACTTGTACTCCCCCCTTCTAATGAATGGGTATTTACTACAGGATTAGAATTTAATACCTAGCAGCAGGTCATGCAGGATAATCACTGTTTTGTATTATTTGAAAGGGAATCAAAGCAAACAAATTGATTCTAAGCCTGCACATATATTACTCATTGTGTAAACATGGTTTGTCCTGCCATTATCTAATACATAAGGAAACACAGCTAGTTAGAAATGAGCCCTGGCCCTTGGAATTATGGGGCAACACAGCAAATTCATTTGCTGCGACTAATTTCTACAGACTTCCTATCTCCTTCACTAACCTCTCTGCTTCACAGTGACATTCCCCGATCTTGTAGGCTAGCACAGGCCGCCATAGCTCCCCGCCAGACCCCCGGACattaacaaaaacacaaatacctAAACATTAATCTTCCATGCGCCTGCGGACCAAGACGCTGCGGAGGAAAGTGGGCGTGGATTCTCAAAGGCATTGCTGTTGCTATGGAGACGCGGCGCAGGTTATACTTTCAGTTCGTGTGGCGGGACGTCTGAGCGCCTTATGTGGCGGGCTATGGGCGGTTCTGTGGATGTGGGTGGGGCTAATGAGGAACTGAGAATCCAGGGATTGGATTAGATCGTAACTAGGAACTGGTGGGTGGGGCTGGTAGCTGGGGGTGACTGCCTGTTGGTGGTGTGGTTACTGTGACTGGGAAACACAAGTGACAAGAAAAGGAGTCGGGAAGGTGCTGTATTTGGGCTACTCCGATCAAAAATGGTACGTTCTGCTGCGGCTGCTGATATATTTCTCATTGTAGCTTTCAATTGATTTTATGTGCAGTCACAGTAAAGACTAGTGATTTACGTTCTACCGCCTACTTGCCCATTGGTGTAGTTTAGGACAACTGGAGACATCAAAGCTTTATTTTGTCTTGTTCTGTGCGCTTGATGGGGAAAAAGACGCTATGCGCTATTTTGCAGCATACTGCGCTAATATTGCATTAGGATAAAGTAATGTTGCACCTGCCTGCAGCTAATTCCAGTTCAGTTGTATGGAGTGAATGTGACGCAGTAGATAGTATCAGTCAGAACCTACAATTTATGTTTTGTGCCTTCCAGCCATCATTTCAGTACTGTGCCGACTGACTACTCCGAGGTGCACACTGATTGGTCCAATTACTTGTATGTTTATTCTGGGCTTTGGCCCTATCTCTTTAGGGGTTGCACAGTGACCCCATACATTTGGAGAGTACCTACCATGCTGCTTGTAGTTCTAGCCTAATAAATGTGTATTAGAAAATGCTTTCTCCAACAGTCTTCTAATTTAGTTGGAATTGGCATTTTGAAAGGTTTAAATGCAAGATGTGTCTTACTTTCTAGATCTAGATCATTATGAGGAGATGCAGCCCCCAGTCAATGCTTTACAGGGCGCTGTCAGTCTTGGAGACTAATATTTAACTGAGCCATGCATCAGAACTCAACACATTACATAGAGAGCGTTGACACTTCCCTCTGGCATTATGTTTATAGCTTTTAGATAAATATTCCCTGGTGTTGACAGTATTTGTAATTTAATGATAGATTTGATCACTCAGGTTTCTGAAAAGTGAAATAAAGCATAAAAAGCAACATATT contains these protein-coding regions:
- the bbs12 gene encoding Bardet-Biedl syndrome 12 protein encodes the protein MAIRGHKGLQQLLSMAKSVNSFLGPMKSYKFVFDQTTHESILTCSAFRLLENLDLTSAVGQLFNETIQAHQKSYKTGTTTLFFMVGAWSSAVQECLHLGIPVSLIVSVMLEALNSCIGHVECLQVFLRSQATSDCTNMKAHSIDCMRFSASGDQVKCSSEQKNISLPHVSNVRTTFECPAAFRKEMSLQYTGTNVPKTQTYQRKRLFHSRHLAEELSSFRDVSEKPQTSTLNNETLDGLAKGLAHGYQPVMDLVKKAVILQCAEIKENLLDKSSFNISRLETCSLPGLSEEHTTVSTGYTTLVPPESAVAIAHLNGQPLRILLVDGELTERHRHLGFNNPDNIRMVFEYAGNEKHNLEDSWIGRAYEKIIQANINLILVRGDVCPVLLKQCIHRNILIVTQVKQNILQAFSECTGAEPVTYLTQMNTCSVGNEAFVTLCTKANSIIEVGQKIVISIKAKKLNLITTILSSRTPATMQAIEDQFWTCAYRLHHALHEEKVFYGAGAIELLCISHLQKLVQDPLKSYKANDSTQFHCLSSWMTESAAYYRAPIIRCLAKGLYKYISVLLCNMGKFLSELDSVTFIENELQNIIQNSSPTDYIRDEYSKKVLFIDGIGIPVTSQSLPVYDNVIPKQEAWRRALHLVLMVLQTDAEVITNSAVHNQILLSESSNGEYLFL